The following coding sequences lie in one Rhodoflexus caldus genomic window:
- a CDS encoding T9SS type A sorting domain-containing protein, whose translation MKSFTHRLYFLAFMAALALVSTFVKANPSDAPFGTSKVIAAEKFAYGMYAINESMKIRLAFENSTGSKVTVRITDAQGNVLHREELRNMTEMKRNYDLSSFGKGVYTVDITAGEFRTSNKVAVGGAQLTKAAFAAYISSEVKDGFVKVAFANAEEPVYIKIADRNGAVLYSEVSEGNQNYARRFNVSALQKGEYILSISHGDKTLSQFYSIQ comes from the coding sequence ATGAAATCTTTCACTCATCGCCTGTATTTTCTGGCTTTTATGGCTGCCCTTGCGTTAGTCAGCACCTTCGTTAAAGCCAACCCGTCGGATGCTCCCTTTGGCACGAGCAAAGTAATTGCTGCCGAAAAATTCGCCTATGGCATGTATGCCATCAACGAAAGCATGAAAATCCGTCTGGCATTTGAAAACAGCACCGGCAGCAAGGTAACAGTCCGCATTACGGATGCGCAAGGCAACGTACTCCATCGCGAAGAATTGCGCAATATGACCGAAATGAAGCGCAACTATGACCTGTCTTCTTTTGGCAAGGGTGTTTACACCGTAGATATCACGGCAGGGGAATTTCGCACGAGCAACAAAGTAGCCGTAGGCGGTGCGCAACTGACAAAAGCGGCTTTTGCGGCTTACATTTCTTCGGAAGTAAAAGACGGCTTTGTAAAAGTAGCCTTTGCCAATGCCGAAGAGCCCGTGTATATCAAAATTGCTGACCGCAACGGTGCCGTGCTGTACAGCGAAGTCAGTGAAGGCAATCAGAACTATGCACGCCGATTCAACGTGTCTGCTTTACAGAAAGGCGAGTACATATTAAGTATCTCGCACGGCGACAAAACGCTGAGTCAGTTTTACAGCATACAGTAA
- a CDS encoding ATP-dependent Clp protease ATP-binding subunit, whose product MNYTDALRYALQVAQSLAKEYRHAAVTPAHLLMGLLHNDVGLATTLSLAGKDVPELREWAEVRLEDLPKAVTVPETPPSDAKTQEVFKMAELVQLQLSRDAIDPVCCMAALLKPDLAFSKEQLKSFGLTQKELLESALEELALQRATGETAAAASNNSPASAAAPSTGALLKYCRNKTEMASEGKLDPIVGRDRETRMMAEILGRRTKPNVIIVGEPGVGKTALVDGFALSIAAGKVPPHLAEAQIFELDLGALVAGASYRGEVEERLKAILKELKKYTKAILFIDELHVMLDPKGSVGSGAAQLLKPELARGELTVIGATTNDEYRKYIEADEAFSRRFEVLRVEEPDMDTATRMIQHILPLYEQHHGLRVAEDAAAEAVRLAKRYVKDRRLPDAAVDLVDRTMAAIRMMDEHSRAELEALKSELDKLSVVEEVALLRELRWFHAQLKNKVSHILMGQMEETVQADEIDAADILREHLYNTLNTLLALTDNKKDTVEKNDIAAVIAHKTGIPLGKLQSKEREKLLGMDEILKQRVVGQDHAVKALCEAILESRSGLIKGGQPIGSFFLLGPTGTGKTELAKALADFLFNDESFLIRFDMSEFKEEHSAALLYGAPPGYVGYEEGGMLVNKIREKPYSVVLFDEIEKAHPSVFDLFLQILDEGKLTDRLGKVGDFSNAVVLFTSNIGQEHIIQSFQAGEIPKSQDLMEIMAKFFRPEFLARLTEIVPFAPISEENVVKIFEIHLKGLTDLLAKQGITLSLTPEAKKHIAMAGFTPRYGVRPLKGAIRNLLRRPLSRMIISGRLSKGQKVHIEENNAEKPEEWVISEA is encoded by the coding sequence ATGAATTACACAGATGCCCTTCGCTACGCTTTGCAGGTAGCCCAGTCTCTTGCCAAAGAATATCGACACGCGGCGGTAACGCCTGCCCACCTGCTGATGGGATTGCTGCACAACGACGTAGGGCTTGCCACTACGCTTTCTCTGGCCGGCAAGGATGTCCCCGAACTGCGCGAATGGGCAGAAGTGCGGCTCGAAGACCTGCCCAAAGCCGTAACTGTTCCCGAAACGCCGCCCTCCGACGCCAAAACTCAGGAGGTTTTTAAAATGGCAGAACTGGTGCAACTGCAACTGTCTCGCGATGCCATAGACCCTGTGTGTTGCATGGCCGCCCTGCTCAAACCCGATTTGGCGTTCAGCAAAGAGCAACTCAAAAGTTTTGGACTGACACAAAAAGAATTGCTGGAAAGCGCATTGGAAGAACTTGCGCTACAACGGGCTACGGGCGAAACCGCAGCAGCGGCCTCGAACAACTCACCCGCATCGGCTGCCGCACCTTCCACAGGCGCTTTACTCAAATATTGCCGCAACAAAACCGAAATGGCAAGCGAAGGCAAATTAGACCCTATTGTAGGCAGAGACCGCGAAACGCGCATGATGGCAGAGATTCTTGGGCGAAGAACCAAGCCCAACGTCATCATTGTTGGCGAACCGGGCGTTGGCAAAACCGCACTTGTGGATGGGTTTGCGCTCAGCATAGCAGCAGGGAAAGTACCGCCGCATCTGGCCGAAGCGCAAATTTTTGAACTTGACTTGGGGGCACTCGTAGCGGGTGCAAGCTATCGCGGAGAGGTGGAGGAACGCCTGAAAGCCATCTTGAAAGAACTGAAAAAATACACCAAGGCCATTTTGTTTATTGATGAGTTGCACGTAATGCTCGACCCCAAAGGCTCCGTGGGCTCCGGTGCGGCGCAATTGCTTAAACCCGAGTTGGCACGCGGCGAGCTGACGGTAATAGGCGCAACCACCAACGACGAATACCGCAAATACATAGAAGCCGACGAAGCATTCAGCCGACGTTTTGAGGTATTGCGAGTAGAAGAACCCGATATGGACACCGCTACCCGCATGATTCAGCACATTCTGCCGCTCTATGAGCAACACCATGGCCTGAGAGTGGCTGAAGATGCGGCAGCCGAAGCCGTGCGATTGGCCAAGCGCTATGTAAAAGACCGCCGCTTGCCCGATGCCGCCGTAGATTTGGTTGATAGAACCATGGCAGCCATTCGCATGATGGACGAACACTCCCGCGCCGAGTTGGAAGCACTCAAAAGCGAGTTAGACAAACTTTCGGTGGTGGAGGAGGTGGCACTGCTGCGCGAACTGCGCTGGTTTCATGCCCAACTCAAAAACAAAGTGAGCCATATTTTGATGGGGCAAATGGAAGAAACCGTGCAGGCAGATGAGATAGACGCTGCCGATATTCTCCGCGAGCACCTGTACAATACGCTCAATACGCTGTTGGCGCTTACCGACAACAAAAAAGACACCGTAGAAAAAAACGACATTGCCGCCGTTATTGCCCACAAAACAGGCATTCCCTTAGGCAAATTGCAGAGCAAAGAACGCGAAAAACTCCTTGGTATGGACGAAATCCTCAAACAGCGCGTTGTAGGACAAGACCACGCCGTAAAAGCTCTTTGCGAAGCTATTTTAGAGTCGCGCTCGGGGCTGATTAAAGGCGGGCAGCCTATTGGCTCATTCTTCCTGCTGGGGCCTACGGGCACAGGCAAAACCGAACTTGCCAAAGCGCTTGCCGATTTTCTATTCAATGATGAAAGTTTTCTTATCCGCTTTGACATGTCCGAGTTTAAGGAGGAACATTCCGCCGCACTGCTCTACGGCGCACCTCCCGGATACGTAGGCTACGAAGAAGGCGGTATGCTTGTTAATAAAATCAGAGAAAAACCGTATTCGGTGGTGCTGTTCGATGAAATCGAGAAAGCGCACCCTTCGGTGTTTGACTTGTTCCTGCAAATTTTGGATGAAGGCAAACTCACCGACCGTTTGGGCAAAGTCGGCGATTTTTCCAATGCCGTTGTGCTGTTTACTTCCAACATCGGGCAAGAGCATATTATTCAGTCCTTTCAGGCGGGCGAAATTCCGAAGTCGCAAGACCTGATGGAGATTATGGCCAAGTTTTTCCGCCCCGAATTTCTGGCGCGCCTGACCGAAATTGTACCTTTTGCGCCTATTTCGGAGGAAAATGTGGTAAAAATATTTGAAATCCACTTGAAAGGGCTGACCGACTTGCTGGCCAAGCAAGGCATCACACTCTCGCTGACCCCGGAAGCCAAAAAGCACATAGCAATGGCAGGCTTTACGCCGCGCTATGGTGTGCGTCCGCTCAAAGGAGCTATTCGCAACCTGCTGCGCCGTCCGCTAAGCCGCATGATTATTTCCGGAAGACTCAGCAAAGGCCAGAAAGTACACATAGAGGAAAATAATGCAGAAAAACCCGAAGAATGGGTTATTTCGGAGGCTTAA
- a CDS encoding ABC transporter ATP-binding protein, with product MLSVQSVSKSFGKLKAVDNLSLYLNKGTFTALLGPNGAGKTTLVEMIEGLQQPDSGSISIAGLNWQQHAAQLRRIIGLSLQETRFIDKLTVAETLRLFASFYDIGTRRTEEVMEMVRLTEKQNSYTVNLSGGQRQRLALAIGILHTPQLLILDEPTTGLDPNARRELWEMLEHLKKTAGMTLLLTTHYMEEAEYLCERIVIMDKGAILADGSLPELLSRFDAGERIELELLTDERSETFWQALFAAMEGLRKIDLHCTEDGIQATMEVERIAAFLPPLMQQLDKLPVRLHHLNSRRKTLDDLFTTMTGRRLAD from the coding sequence ATGCTATCTGTTCAGTCGGTCAGTAAGTCCTTCGGGAAGCTGAAAGCCGTAGATAATTTGAGTTTATACCTCAACAAAGGCACATTTACCGCCCTGCTGGGGCCAAACGGTGCTGGCAAAACCACGCTGGTGGAAATGATAGAAGGCTTGCAGCAGCCCGACAGCGGCAGCATTTCCATTGCAGGGCTCAACTGGCAGCAACATGCCGCACAGTTGCGGCGCATCATCGGGTTGAGTTTGCAGGAAACGCGTTTTATTGACAAACTCACCGTTGCCGAAACGCTGCGTTTGTTTGCTTCTTTTTATGACATTGGCACACGGCGCACGGAAGAAGTAATGGAAATGGTGCGGCTTACCGAAAAACAAAACAGCTATACGGTCAATCTTTCGGGCGGCCAACGGCAGCGGCTGGCGCTGGCCATAGGCATTTTGCACACACCGCAATTGCTGATTTTGGATGAACCCACCACCGGCCTCGACCCCAATGCACGCCGCGAACTGTGGGAAATGCTCGAACACCTGAAAAAGACCGCCGGAATGACCCTGCTGCTTACAACCCACTACATGGAAGAAGCCGAATACCTCTGCGAACGAATTGTGATTATGGACAAGGGGGCAATTCTGGCCGATGGCTCGCTGCCCGAACTACTGAGCCGATTTGATGCGGGCGAACGGATAGAACTGGAACTGCTGACCGACGAACGCTCCGAAACATTTTGGCAAGCGCTGTTTGCAGCCATGGAGGGTTTGCGCAAAATAGACCTGCACTGCACCGAAGACGGCATACAGGCTACGATGGAAGTAGAGCGCATTGCGGCATTTCTTCCGCCGCTGATGCAGCAATTAGACAAACTGCCCGTCAGGCTGCACCACCTGAACTCGCGCCGAAAAACGCTGGACGACCTGTTTACGACCATGACCGGCAGGCGATTGGCAGATTAA
- a CDS encoding DUF779 domain-containing protein, which yields MKATRIDVTPEAMQVIDRLRAEHGELMFHQSGGCCDGSAPMCFPAGEFRIGDNDVYLGSIHGCEFYMAADQFEYWKHTHLTVDVTPGRGASFSLEIPMGIRFVIKSRLFTEEEAANLEPVRMGAAV from the coding sequence ATGAAAGCGACCCGTATAGACGTTACTCCCGAAGCCATGCAAGTCATTGACCGCCTGCGTGCCGAGCATGGCGAACTGATGTTTCACCAAAGCGGCGGCTGTTGCGACGGTTCTGCCCCCATGTGCTTCCCTGCGGGCGAGTTCCGCATCGGTGATAACGACGTGTACTTAGGCAGCATCCACGGCTGCGAGTTTTACATGGCTGCCGACCAGTTTGAGTATTGGAAACATACGCACCTGACTGTGGACGTAACGCCCGGGCGCGGTGCAAGTTTTTCTTTGGAAATTCCGATGGGTATTCGCTTTGTCATCAAATCCCGCCTGTTTACCGAAGAAGAAGCCGCCAATTTAGAACCCGTGCGCATGGGCGCAGCAGTGTAA
- a CDS encoding SDR family oxidoreductase, with protein MSKSVLILGALSDVGTALARRFAQSGHSVVVAARQTEAAQNLAADIAIRYGTAAKAVYFDALAYDSHADFWAQLSPQPDIVIAVFGYLGNQEEAARNFAEAQRIIHTNYTGAVSILNIAAQSMEQAKSGCIVGISSVAGERGRQSNYIYGSAKAAFTAYLSGLRNRLAHSGVHVLTVKPGFIATKMTEHLNLPPLLTASPQQVAEDIFRAVQRRRNVIYTLWMWRWIMLIIKLIPEGIFKRLKM; from the coding sequence ATGAGCAAGTCGGTACTGATTTTGGGCGCACTTTCCGACGTAGGGACGGCATTGGCGCGCCGTTTTGCCCAAAGCGGGCACTCGGTAGTGGTGGCAGCCCGACAAACGGAAGCCGCGCAAAACCTTGCGGCAGATATTGCCATCCGCTACGGCACGGCGGCAAAAGCCGTTTATTTTGATGCGCTTGCCTACGACTCGCACGCCGATTTTTGGGCGCAACTCAGCCCCCAACCCGATATTGTCATTGCCGTTTTCGGCTATTTAGGCAATCAGGAAGAGGCGGCGCGCAACTTTGCCGAAGCGCAGCGCATCATCCACACCAACTACACGGGTGCGGTTTCCATCCTCAACATTGCCGCGCAGAGCATGGAACAGGCAAAAAGCGGCTGCATTGTCGGCATCAGCTCGGTAGCGGGCGAACGCGGCAGGCAAAGCAACTACATCTACGGCAGTGCGAAGGCAGCCTTCACCGCCTATCTTTCGGGTTTGCGCAATCGGTTGGCGCACAGCGGCGTACACGTGCTCACCGTCAAGCCGGGCTTTATTGCCACCAAAATGACCGAACACCTCAACTTGCCGCCTTTGCTCACTGCCTCGCCGCAACAGGTCGCCGAAGACATTTTCAGAGCTGTTCAACGCCGCCGCAACGTTATCTATACCCTCTGGATGTGGCGATGGATTATGCTCATTATCAAGCTGATACCCGAAGGAATTTTTAAGCGGTTGAAAATGTGA
- a CDS encoding FAD-binding oxidoreductase, with protein MKTTLANWGNYPPVATTATSFADTETLRHTFETANELIIRGNGRCYGDSSLSDRCVVSSLKFDKIVAFDTQNGILTCQAGVTLADVLDVIVPKGWFLPVTPGTKFITVGGAVASDVHGKNHHVEGSFGQHVLWMDVFTGRGEIVRCSPAEHADLFAATCGGMGLTGAILTVCFRLKKIQTAYIRQRQVKARNLQEIIALFEQYKHATYSMAWIDCLKSGDGFGRSIMMSGEHAAADQLAGVPADKHLQLPPKMKLTVPFHFPEFVLNNLSVRAFNFLYYHKNYRRVMDSTVPYDGFFYPLDAIHHWNRMYGRSGFVQYQFVLPPAASERGLTDILQRIGKKGWGSFLAVLKLFGKQESLISFPMEGYTLALDFPVRKGLFEFLDELDRVVLDYGGRLYLTKDARMKPEVFKAGYPRLQEFLDIVRTYNPEGKFASLQSKRLLAGL; from the coding sequence ATGAAAACTACACTTGCCAATTGGGGCAACTACCCCCCGGTAGCCACTACCGCAACTTCTTTTGCCGATACCGAAACCCTGCGGCATACTTTTGAAACTGCCAACGAACTGATTATCAGAGGTAACGGGCGCTGCTATGGCGACTCGTCCCTTTCCGACCGCTGCGTGGTTTCTTCGCTCAAATTTGACAAAATCGTTGCCTTTGATACGCAAAACGGCATCCTTACTTGTCAGGCAGGCGTTACGCTTGCCGACGTACTGGATGTGATTGTACCGAAGGGCTGGTTTTTGCCCGTTACGCCCGGCACTAAGTTTATCACCGTCGGCGGGGCGGTTGCATCCGACGTGCACGGCAAAAATCACCACGTAGAAGGCTCTTTTGGGCAGCACGTGCTTTGGATGGATGTATTTACGGGCAGGGGCGAAATCGTCCGCTGTTCGCCTGCGGAACATGCCGACCTGTTCGCGGCTACCTGCGGCGGCATGGGGCTGACGGGTGCCATCCTGACGGTTTGTTTCCGCCTCAAAAAAATTCAAACCGCCTATATCCGCCAGCGGCAGGTGAAAGCCCGCAATTTACAGGAAATCATCGCCCTGTTTGAGCAATACAAACACGCGACCTATTCCATGGCTTGGATTGACTGCCTCAAAAGCGGCGACGGCTTCGGCAGAAGCATCATGATGTCGGGCGAACATGCCGCAGCCGACCAACTCGCGGGCGTTCCTGCCGACAAGCACCTGCAACTGCCGCCCAAGATGAAGCTGACCGTGCCTTTCCACTTCCCTGAATTTGTGTTGAATAATCTTTCGGTGCGGGCGTTCAACTTTTTGTATTACCACAAAAATTACCGCCGCGTAATGGACAGCACCGTGCCTTACGACGGATTTTTCTATCCGCTGGATGCCATTCATCACTGGAATCGGATGTATGGGCGCAGCGGTTTTGTGCAATATCAATTTGTGTTGCCGCCTGCCGCCTCGGAACGCGGACTAACCGACATTTTGCAGCGCATCGGCAAAAAGGGCTGGGGCTCGTTTTTGGCGGTGTTGAAACTGTTCGGCAAACAGGAAAGCCTGATTTCTTTCCCGATGGAAGGCTATACGCTCGCGCTGGATTTCCCCGTGCGCAAAGGACTGTTTGAATTTTTGGACGAATTAGACCGCGTAGTGCTGGACTACGGCGGGCGGCTCTACCTGACCAAAGATGCCCGCATGAAACCCGAAGTGTTCAAAGCGGGCTATCCGCGCTTGCAGGAATTTCTTGACATTGTCCGCACCTACAATCCCGAAGGCAAATTTGCTTCCTTGCAGTCTAAACGTTTACTTGCCGGGCTATGA
- a CDS encoding UbiA prenyltransferase family protein yields the protein MDLNHKATLTTVAKPDRYLDLIGAYVQLMRPKHWVKNLFLLLPVFFAGRIYEADKLLPLFWGWLAFSWAASGIYVLNDYQDIAADRVHPEKCKRPLAAGTVSVPMAFVLLGLLMAGSLGLAFWLNTKFFFLLLLYIGLNVGYSLGLKNISILDIFIVALGFVLRVKAGGALTDIYVSEWLTVMIFLLALFLAIAKRRDDLVLKAATGADVRKAAKGYNLEFINLSTGLITAVILVAYLTYTLSPEVVSRLGTHRVYYTFFFVLAGMMRYLQITFLENNSGSPVKVLYRDRFIQACLLGWVLSFYALIYYRGLLDSLLE from the coding sequence ATGGATTTAAACCATAAAGCAACTTTAACCACAGTTGCTAAACCCGACCGGTATCTCGACCTCATAGGTGCTTATGTGCAACTGATGCGACCCAAACACTGGGTCAAAAATTTGTTCCTCTTGCTACCTGTCTTCTTTGCAGGCAGGATATACGAAGCCGATAAATTGCTGCCGCTGTTTTGGGGCTGGCTGGCGTTCAGTTGGGCGGCAAGCGGCATCTACGTACTGAACGACTACCAAGACATCGCCGCCGACCGAGTGCACCCCGAAAAATGCAAACGACCGCTGGCAGCCGGCACGGTTTCCGTTCCTATGGCTTTTGTGCTGCTGGGCTTGCTCATGGCGGGCAGTTTGGGGCTGGCTTTTTGGCTCAATACCAAGTTTTTCTTCCTGCTGCTGCTCTACATCGGCTTGAACGTTGGCTACTCGCTGGGGCTGAAAAACATTTCCATTCTGGATATTTTTATTGTGGCGCTGGGCTTTGTGCTGCGCGTAAAGGCAGGCGGTGCACTCACCGATATTTACGTGTCGGAATGGCTTACGGTGATGATTTTTCTGCTGGCGCTGTTTCTGGCAATTGCCAAACGCCGCGACGACTTGGTGCTCAAAGCCGCAACGGGGGCGGATGTCCGCAAAGCTGCCAAAGGCTACAACTTGGAATTTATCAACCTTTCTACCGGACTAATTACTGCCGTTATTCTGGTTGCTTACCTGACCTACACGCTCTCGCCCGAAGTGGTCAGCCGATTGGGGACGCATCGGGTTTACTATACGTTCTTTTTTGTGCTGGCGGGCATGATGCGCTACCTGCAAATCACATTTTTGGAAAACAATTCAGGTTCGCCCGTGAAGGTGCTCTACCGCGACCGCTTTATTCAGGCTTGCCTGCTGGGTTGGGTGTTGAGTTTTTACGCGCTCATCTACTACCGCGGGCTGCTGGATTCGCTTTTGGAATAA